The following are encoded together in the Lathyrus oleraceus cultivar Zhongwan6 chromosome 3, CAAS_Psat_ZW6_1.0, whole genome shotgun sequence genome:
- the LOC127129246 gene encoding RHOMBOID-like protein 1 has translation MKHFKKWIPWLIPFFVIANVVVFIITMYVNDCPHNSISCIARFLGRFSFQPFNENPLLGPSMLTLMSMGALDVEKVVSKHQGWRLITCMWLHGGVFHLLANMLGILVVGIRLEQDFGFVLIGLLFVISGFGGSLLSSLFIQKSISVGASSALFGLLGGMLSELITNWSIYDKRLGALLTLVSIITINLAVGIFPHVDNFAHIGGFLSGFLLGFVFLIRPQFGWIKQKYATSTYNSPALVKSKFKIYQCISWLLALILLIAGFSVGLVALLSGVDANDHCSWCHYLSCVPTSRWGCNLKNLTCLTEQIENQVNVTCSNNGFGKSILYDMQYPTNSKIQELCFQVCS, from the exons ATGAAGCATTTCAAGAAATGGATTCCTTGGTTGATTCCTTTCTTTGTCATTGCTAATGTTGTTGTGTTCATAATCACCATGTATGTCAATGATTGTCCTCATAACTCGATCTCCTGCATTGCGCGGTTCTTAGGTCGATTCTCCTTTCAACCTTTCAACGAGAATCCTCTTCTTGGACCTTCAATGTTAAC GTTGATGAGTATGGGGGCTTTGGATGTGGAGAAAGTGGTTAGCAAACATCAAGGTTGGCGCCTCATAACTTGTATGTGGTTACATGGTGGAGTCTTCCATCTTTTGGCAAATATGTTAGGCATTTTAGTTGTTGGAATTCGTCTTGAGCAAGATTTTGGATTTG TGCTTATTGGACTACTATTTGTAATATCTGGATTTGGAGGTAGCTTGCTTTCATCTCTATTCATTCAGAAAAGTATCTCAGTTGGTGCTTCAAGTGCTCTTTTTGGCTTACTAGGAGGCATGCTGTCAGAACTCATTACTAATTGGTCTATATATGATAAAAGG CTAGGAGCACTCTTAACCCTTGTGTCTATAATTACCATCAATCTAGCCGTCGGAATTTTTCCACATGTTGATAACTTTGCTCATATTGGAGGGTTTCTTTCTGGATTTCTTCTTGGGTTTGTGTTCTTAATCCGTCCTCAGTTCGGATGGATTAAGCAAAAATATGCTACCTCAACATATAATTCTCCGGCATTAGTTAAATCTAAATTCAAGATTTATCAGTGCATCTCTTGGCTCTTAGCCCTAATTTTGTTGATTGCCGG GTTTAGTGTTGGCTTGGTTGCACTTCTGAGTGGTGTTGATGCAAATGATCACTGCTCTTGGTGCCATTATCTATCTTGTGTCCCAACTTCAAGATGGGGCTGCAATCTAAAGAATTTGACATGCTTG ACTGAGCAGATTGAGAATCAGGTAAATGTGACATGCTCAAACAATGGATTTGGAAAATCTATTTTATATGATATGCAATATCCAACCAACTCCAAGATCCAAGAGTTGTGTTTTCAGGTTTGTAGTTGA